From a region of the Mercurialis annua linkage group LG1-X, ddMerAnnu1.2, whole genome shotgun sequence genome:
- the LOC126664591 gene encoding glutaredoxin-C9 — protein MQEAIPFRAYLPATATSGSNRQFPPRDGGNVLVLGTNIGENYVHKLVLENSVIVFGKRGCCMCHVVKRLLLGLGVNPAVFEVDEKEEAAVIDELSNVNGGRKREDGGKVQFPVVFVGGKLFGGLERVMATHISGELVPILKDVGALWL, from the coding sequence ATGCAAGAAGCAATTCCATTTAGAGCATACCTCCCGGCCACCGCAACAAGCGGCAGCAACCGGCAGTTTCCGCCACGAGACGGCGGAAATGTACTAGTACTCGGCACCAATATTGGAGAAAACTATGTGCATAAATTAGTGCTAGAAAATTCTGTTATTGTATTTGGTAAACGTGGATGTTGCATGTGCCATGTTGTGAAGCGGCTGTTATTAGGGTTAGGTGTTAACCCCGCCGTGTTTGAGGTGGACGAGAAGGAAGAAGCCGCCGTGATCGACGAGCTATCGAACGTTAACGGTGGTAGAAAGAGAGAAGACGGTGGAAAGGTGCAGTTTCCGGTGGTTTTTGTAGGTGGAAAATTGTTTGGTGGATTAGAACGAGTTATGGCGACTCATATTTCCGGTGAGTTGGTGCCTATCTTGAAAGATGTTGGAGCTTTGTGGCTATAA
- the LOC126664760 gene encoding MLO-like protein 12 isoform X1: MAEERTLETTPTWAVATVCFILILLSVTMEHLLHLLAKYFTQRKKSALIKALNKIKSELMLLGFISLLLTVSEKAIANICIPKSIGETFLPCGRVNFIESEEVAKCAEQGKLSLLSRSGVRELQFLIFVLASFHSLSSILIFGLGMAKMRRWESWEAETRTLEYQFAKDPRRFQLTHQTSFGKRHLRYWSEHSILRWPTCFLRQFYGSVSKVDYLTLRHGFVMAHFTQGSNFDFQKYIKRALEIDFGVVVGISVWIWIFSVFYIFFNAHKFYSYLWLPFIPLVMVLLVGTKLQGIITSMCLDSHEKSQIVRGTLLVRPSDHFFWFGCPKLLLHLIHFILFQNSFQLAFFTWTWFKFGLKSCFHRETEDIVIRLAMGVLVHFLCGYVTLPLYALVTQMGTSMNKAVFTENVVIGLKRWRAKARKNLKKSFPVNPLIDGSVSLDSSASFSFDAAHLAIQFDNGKNIEGNQNRPHKIINSSDGFLPNLMSATLVSEKV; encoded by the exons ATGGCTGAAGAAAGAACTTTAGAAACAACACCAACATGGGCCGTAGCAACTGTTTGCTTCATTTTGATCTTGTTATCAGTTACAATGGAGCATTTGCTTCATCTTTTGGCTAAG TATTTCACTCAAAGAAAAAAGAGCGCACTCATTAAGGCTTTGAATAAGATCAAATCAG aATTAATGCTGCTGGGTTTTATCTCATTGTTGCTGACTGTGAGTGAAAAGGCAATTGCAAATATTTGCATACCAAAGAGCATAGGAGAAACTTTTCTTCCTTGTGGTAGAGTCAATTTTATTGAAAGTGAAGAAGTGGCCAAATGTGCAGAGCAg GGAAAGCTTTCTTTGTTATCTAGATCAGGTGTGAGGGAGCTTCAGTTCTTGATTTTTGTGTTGGCTTCGTTCCATTCTTTGTCTAGCATACTCATATTTGGGCTTGGCATGGCCAag ATGAGACGATGGGAGTCTTGGGAGGCAGAAACAAGAACCCTAGAATATCAATTTGCAAAAG ATCCAAGGAGGTTTCAGCTCACTCATCAAACATCATTTGGCAAAAGGCACTTGAGGTACTGGAGTGAACACAGCATTCTTCGATGGCCG ACATGTTTCTTGCGGCAATTTTATGGATCCGTCTCCAAAGTTGATTATCTCACACTTCGACACGGATTTGTCATG GCACATTTTACACAAGGAAGCaactttgattttcaaaaatacatcAAAAGAGCTTTGGAAATTGACTTTGGAGTGGTGGTGGGAATAAG CGTTTGGATATGGATCTTCTCTGTTTTTTACATATTCTTCAATGCACATA AATTTTACAGTTATCTATGGCTTCCATTCATTCCATTGGTG ATGGTGCTGTTGGTTGGTACTAAATTGCAAGGAATTATAACTTCAATGTGCTTAGATAGCCATGAAAAATCTCAAATTGTTAGAGGAACTTTGCTGGTTAGGCCTAGTGACCATTTCTTTTGGTTTGGTTGCCCTAAGTTGCTGCTTCATCTCATTCACTTCATTTTATTTCAG AACTCTTTTCAGCTAGCATTCTTCACCTGGACTTGG TTCAAATTCGGTCTAAAATCATGCTTCCACAGAGAAACAGAGGATATTGTAATAAGACTAGCCATGGGAGTGTTGGTGCACTTCCTCTGTGGCTATGTTACTCTGCCATTATATGCTTTAGTCACACAG ATGGGCACATCAATGAATAAAGCTGTATTTACAGAAAATGTGGTTATAGGACTTAAAAGATGGCGAGCCAAGGCTAGGAAAAACCTTAAAAAATCATTCCCGGTTAACCCTTTGATTGATGGTTCGGTTTCTTTGGATTCTTCAGCTTCTTTTAGCTTTGATGCTGCACATTTAGCCATTCAATTTGATAATGGGAAAAATATTGAAGGAAATCAGAATCGGCCtcacaaaataataaattcatcTGATGGATTTCTTCCAAATTTGATGAGTGCAACATTAGTATCAGAAAAAGTATAg
- the LOC126664760 gene encoding MLO-like protein 12 isoform X2 has product MAEERTLETTPTWAVATVCFILILLSVTMEHLLHLLAKYFTQRKKSALIKALNKIKSELMLLGFISLLLTVSEKAIANICIPKSIGETFLPCGRVNFIESEEVAKCAEQGKLSLLSRSGVRELQFLIFVLASFHSLSSILIFGLGMAKMRRWESWEAETRTLEYQFAKDPRRFQLTHQTSFGKRHLRYWSEHSILRWPTCFLRQFYGSVSKVDYLTLRHGFVMAHFTQGSNFDFQKYIKRALEIDFGVVVGISVWIWIFSVFYIFFNAHKFYSYLWLPFIPLVMVLLVGTKLQGIITSMCLDSHEKSQIVRGTLLVRPSDHFFWFGCPKLLLHLIHFILFQNSFQLAFFTWTWRNRGYCNKTSHGSVGALPLWLCYSAIICFSHTDGHINE; this is encoded by the exons ATGGCTGAAGAAAGAACTTTAGAAACAACACCAACATGGGCCGTAGCAACTGTTTGCTTCATTTTGATCTTGTTATCAGTTACAATGGAGCATTTGCTTCATCTTTTGGCTAAG TATTTCACTCAAAGAAAAAAGAGCGCACTCATTAAGGCTTTGAATAAGATCAAATCAG aATTAATGCTGCTGGGTTTTATCTCATTGTTGCTGACTGTGAGTGAAAAGGCAATTGCAAATATTTGCATACCAAAGAGCATAGGAGAAACTTTTCTTCCTTGTGGTAGAGTCAATTTTATTGAAAGTGAAGAAGTGGCCAAATGTGCAGAGCAg GGAAAGCTTTCTTTGTTATCTAGATCAGGTGTGAGGGAGCTTCAGTTCTTGATTTTTGTGTTGGCTTCGTTCCATTCTTTGTCTAGCATACTCATATTTGGGCTTGGCATGGCCAag ATGAGACGATGGGAGTCTTGGGAGGCAGAAACAAGAACCCTAGAATATCAATTTGCAAAAG ATCCAAGGAGGTTTCAGCTCACTCATCAAACATCATTTGGCAAAAGGCACTTGAGGTACTGGAGTGAACACAGCATTCTTCGATGGCCG ACATGTTTCTTGCGGCAATTTTATGGATCCGTCTCCAAAGTTGATTATCTCACACTTCGACACGGATTTGTCATG GCACATTTTACACAAGGAAGCaactttgattttcaaaaatacatcAAAAGAGCTTTGGAAATTGACTTTGGAGTGGTGGTGGGAATAAG CGTTTGGATATGGATCTTCTCTGTTTTTTACATATTCTTCAATGCACATA AATTTTACAGTTATCTATGGCTTCCATTCATTCCATTGGTG ATGGTGCTGTTGGTTGGTACTAAATTGCAAGGAATTATAACTTCAATGTGCTTAGATAGCCATGAAAAATCTCAAATTGTTAGAGGAACTTTGCTGGTTAGGCCTAGTGACCATTTCTTTTGGTTTGGTTGCCCTAAGTTGCTGCTTCATCTCATTCACTTCATTTTATTTCAG AACTCTTTTCAGCTAGCATTCTTCACCTGGACTTGG AGAAACAGAGGATATTGTAATAAGACTAGCCATGGGAGTGTTGGTGCACTTCCTCTGTGGCTATGTTACTCTGCCATTATATGCTTTAGTCACACAG ATGGGCACATCAATGAATAA